A single genomic interval of Chitinophaga sp. 180180018-3 harbors:
- the eboC gene encoding UbiA-like protein EboC (EboC, a homolog the polyprenyltransferase UbiA, belongs to system of proteins involved in the trafficking of precursor metabolites to an extracytoplasmic compartment so that the biosynthesis of certain natural products, such as scytonemin, can be completed.) — protein MSYIVSKLIGYLRLMRPANIVTAIADILAGVAISGYFVNVTFSTVTLDLTLPVVCLCLATIGLYGGGVVFNDVFDAALDKVERPERPIPSGVISKTQAVILGAYLLLVGILAAFSVGRLTGWAGWLAIGVAASALVYDKWGKHHNFLGPFNMGLCRGLNLLLGISIVHEALATYWWMGLIPVIYIAAVTNISRGEVHGGSIRSLRLTACCYAGVYITMTILAILHGKLLAALPFIFLFAVMINKPLFRAMKDPSGPNIGKAVKGGIVALIAMNAAWVAAFATQPFAIAVILLLPVSLLLGKLFAIT, from the coding sequence GTGAGTTATATTGTTAGCAAATTGATAGGATATCTGCGCCTGATGAGGCCAGCCAATATTGTTACCGCCATCGCGGATATATTGGCCGGCGTGGCAATTTCCGGCTATTTCGTAAATGTTACATTCAGTACTGTTACACTCGATCTTACACTCCCCGTAGTTTGCCTTTGCCTGGCTACGATTGGTTTGTATGGAGGCGGTGTGGTGTTCAATGATGTATTTGATGCTGCACTCGATAAGGTAGAGAGGCCGGAAAGGCCTATCCCCAGCGGTGTTATTTCCAAAACGCAAGCCGTGATCCTGGGCGCTTACCTCCTGCTCGTGGGAATCCTCGCCGCATTTTCTGTTGGCCGCCTCACCGGCTGGGCCGGATGGCTGGCTATAGGCGTAGCCGCAAGCGCACTGGTATACGACAAATGGGGAAAACATCACAACTTCCTCGGGCCATTCAACATGGGACTCTGCAGGGGCCTCAACCTGCTGCTCGGGATCAGCATAGTACACGAAGCCCTCGCAACATACTGGTGGATGGGCCTGATCCCAGTCATTTACATAGCCGCTGTAACCAATATCAGCAGGGGGGAAGTACATGGTGGTAGCATCCGGAGCCTGCGCCTTACCGCATGCTGCTATGCCGGTGTTTACATCACCATGACCATACTCGCGATCTTACATGGCAAACTCCTGGCTGCATTGCCTTTTATCTTTCTGTTCGCAGTAATGATCAACAAGCCTTTGTTCCGGGCTATGAAAGATCCTTCCGGACCAAACATCGGCAAAGCCGTAAAAGGTGGTATCGTAGCCCTGATTGCCATGAACGCCGCCTGGGTAGCTGCTTTTGCCACCCAACCCTTTGCCATCGCCGTAATCCTGTTATTGCCGGTTTCCCTGTTGCTGGGAAAATTGTTCGCGATAACATAA
- a CDS encoding 3-dehydroquinate synthase: MEYIQQNFDVNFSYGVFFSSHLFDPANNCLASFLESKAEDAFVKKLLVVLDGGVAAHHPDLIQQMNTYFRNVRGFQLAPEIVTLSGGESVKNDLAHLFEVVDAIDKYGIDRHSYVIGVGGGSLLDLVGFAAAISHRGVKHIRIPTTVLSQNDSGVGVKNGVNYKGKKNFLGSFAPPAAVFNDEVFLTTLDSRDWRSGMVEAVKVALIKDAVFFRRIEENAVILTAGDMPAMKELIYHCAALHVQHIGGAGDPFESGSSRPLDFGHWSAHKLEQLTNFELRHGEAVAIGIAVDSVYSFLLGWLPEKDMQRILTVLKQMQLPIWHPLMEMQDGKPSPVIAGLEEFREHLGGRLTISLLRAVGKGEEVHEMNLELLYKAVEICKNNQ, encoded by the coding sequence ATGGAATATATTCAACAAAATTTCGATGTTAACTTTTCTTACGGGGTATTTTTTAGCAGCCACTTATTTGATCCTGCCAATAACTGCTTAGCTTCTTTCCTGGAGTCTAAAGCAGAAGATGCCTTTGTTAAGAAATTGCTTGTTGTCCTGGATGGCGGAGTAGCCGCTCACCACCCGGACCTGATCCAACAGATGAACACGTATTTCCGCAATGTGCGCGGATTTCAACTGGCACCGGAAATCGTTACCCTCAGCGGTGGCGAAAGCGTGAAGAACGACCTTGCCCATCTCTTTGAGGTGGTAGATGCGATCGATAAATATGGAATCGACCGCCACTCCTATGTGATCGGTGTCGGAGGTGGCTCTCTGCTCGATCTCGTGGGCTTTGCCGCTGCGATTTCTCACCGTGGTGTGAAACATATCAGGATTCCTACCACTGTGCTGTCGCAGAACGATTCCGGTGTGGGCGTGAAAAATGGGGTGAACTATAAAGGCAAGAAAAATTTCCTCGGTTCCTTTGCCCCACCCGCTGCGGTGTTCAATGATGAGGTATTCCTCACTACACTCGACTCGCGCGACTGGCGCTCCGGTATGGTGGAAGCGGTGAAGGTGGCGCTTATTAAAGATGCCGTATTTTTCCGTCGTATCGAGGAAAATGCGGTAATACTTACTGCCGGCGATATGCCTGCTATGAAAGAACTGATCTACCACTGTGCAGCCTTGCATGTACAGCATATCGGCGGCGCCGGTGATCCGTTTGAAAGCGGATCTTCCCGTCCACTCGATTTTGGCCACTGGAGCGCCCATAAGCTGGAACAACTCACCAACTTTGAACTACGCCACGGTGAAGCAGTAGCGATTGGTATTGCTGTTGATAGCGTGTACTCGTTCCTGTTAGGCTGGCTGCCGGAGAAAGATATGCAGCGGATTCTGACAGTGCTGAAACAAATGCAGCTGCCCATCTGGCATCCATTAATGGAAATGCAGGATGGCAAGCCATCTCCCGTGATAGCCGGACTGGAAGAATTCCGTGAGCATCTCGGCGGGCGGTTAACCATCTCACTGCTGAGGGCAGTAGGGAAAGGAGAGGAAGTCCATGAAATGAACCTGGAGCTACTGTATAAAGCAGTAGAAATCTGTAAAAATAATCAGTAA
- a CDS encoding TatD family hydrolase translates to MCGIHDLTEKDLQPLTYTPDYLNKIKGMRFFDPHVHMTSRTTDDYQAMADAGVVALIEPAFWLGQPRTGVDTFRDYFSSLLGWERFRASQFGIKHYATIGLNSKEANNEKLAEAVMEILPQFIYKEGVVGVGEIGFDDQTALEEKYYRAQLELAKEAGLPVQIHTPHRDKKKGTQRSMDIALEHGLAPHMIIVDHNNEETVKEVLDRGFWAAFTIYPFTKMGNERMVAVVKQYGSERIMVNSAADWGISDPLAVPKTAALMHESGIDMNDIHLVTYANAVKAFAQSGQINEADFDLAGNIDQSEKFNGSSILRGGQQPRINKNTTIIR, encoded by the coding sequence ATGTGTGGAATTCATGATTTAACAGAGAAAGATCTTCAACCGTTAACTTATACACCCGATTATCTTAATAAAATAAAAGGCATGCGTTTCTTTGATCCGCATGTGCATATGACCTCCCGTACTACCGACGATTATCAGGCAATGGCCGATGCCGGAGTGGTAGCACTCATTGAGCCCGCATTCTGGCTCGGACAGCCAAGAACCGGGGTAGATACCTTCCGCGATTATTTCAGCAGCCTGTTGGGTTGGGAGCGTTTCCGCGCTTCCCAATTTGGTATTAAACATTACGCTACCATAGGATTGAATTCCAAAGAAGCCAATAATGAAAAGCTGGCCGAAGCAGTAATGGAAATCCTGCCACAATTCATCTATAAAGAAGGAGTAGTGGGTGTGGGAGAAATTGGTTTCGATGATCAGACTGCACTGGAAGAAAAATATTACCGCGCACAATTGGAGCTGGCCAAAGAAGCCGGCCTGCCCGTGCAAATACATACCCCTCACCGCGATAAAAAGAAAGGAACCCAGCGTAGTATGGATATCGCCCTGGAACATGGTTTAGCGCCTCACATGATCATTGTAGATCATAACAATGAAGAAACAGTGAAGGAAGTACTGGATCGTGGCTTCTGGGCTGCGTTTACCATCTATCCGTTCACTAAAATGGGGAACGAACGCATGGTAGCGGTAGTGAAACAGTATGGAAGCGAACGGATCATGGTCAATTCCGCTGCCGATTGGGGTATCAGCGATCCGCTTGCCGTACCGAAAACAGCTGCCCTCATGCACGAAAGTGGTATTGACATGAATGACATTCATTTGGTAACTTACGCCAACGCTGTAAAAGCTTTTGCACAGAGCGGCCAGATTAACGAAGCGGATTTTGACTTAGCAGGAAATATCGATCAAAGTGAGAAATTTAACGGAAGCTCTATACTTCGGGGAGGACAACAGCCCCGGATCAATAAAAATACGACCATTATCCGGTAA